A genomic segment from Lutibacter sp. A80 encodes:
- the tilS gene encoding tRNA lysidine(34) synthetase TilS, giving the protein MKTALQAHINKNLAFLNGKKLLITISGGIDSVVLTNLLHSLNYSISLAHCNFQLRGKDSNKDELFVTELAKKLKIPCNVVKFETENYAIEKGISTQMAARELRYNWFQETLQKNKLDYIITAHHKDDIIETVLINLTRGTGLNGLTGIPEVNGVVVRPLLPFSRNDILIYATKNKIQWREDQSNSSIKYVRNKIRHKVVPFLKEINPNLLDSLNNTLENLRGSQQIVEDCIENIKNEVSFTKDKETHFNIKKLKKLNNPKVYLYELLKAYNFTEWNDVTALLEAQSGKQIFSETHRLLKDRDTLILSKISNSKKPITYKIPENTSKITIPIKLKFKNIDIPFDAKNHQNKVLEELIFNNPDTISIDYNKIQFPLIIRKWQKGDYFFPIGLNGKKKLSKFFKDEKMSLLEKENTWILCNADNTIIWVIGKRLDERFKVTKITSKLLKIKF; this is encoded by the coding sequence ATGAAAACAGCTTTACAAGCACACATCAATAAAAATTTAGCATTTTTAAATGGCAAAAAATTATTGATTACCATCTCTGGAGGTATAGACAGTGTAGTGTTAACCAACTTATTACACTCGTTAAATTACTCAATTTCATTAGCGCATTGCAATTTTCAATTACGCGGAAAAGACAGTAATAAAGATGAGCTTTTTGTAACTGAATTAGCCAAAAAATTAAAAATTCCTTGTAATGTAGTTAAATTTGAAACTGAAAATTATGCCATTGAAAAAGGAATCTCTACACAAATGGCTGCAAGAGAATTACGTTATAATTGGTTTCAAGAAACACTACAAAAAAATAAGTTAGACTATATAATTACAGCACATCATAAAGATGATATTATTGAAACTGTTTTAATAAACCTAACCCGAGGTACTGGTTTAAATGGCTTAACAGGAATACCGGAAGTTAATGGAGTTGTAGTACGCCCGTTACTTCCTTTCTCTAGAAATGATATTTTAATTTATGCCACTAAAAATAAAATTCAATGGAGAGAAGATCAAAGTAATTCTTCAATTAAATATGTACGTAATAAAATTCGACATAAAGTAGTTCCTTTTTTAAAAGAAATAAATCCTAATTTATTAGACTCTTTAAACAACACACTAGAAAATTTAAGAGGAAGCCAACAAATTGTTGAAGATTGTATAGAAAACATTAAAAATGAAGTGAGTTTTACCAAAGATAAAGAAACCCACTTTAACATTAAGAAATTAAAGAAATTAAACAATCCAAAGGTATATTTATACGAACTTTTAAAAGCTTATAACTTTACTGAATGGAATGATGTTACAGCATTGTTAGAAGCACAAAGTGGTAAACAAATTTTTAGTGAAACACATAGATTACTTAAAGATAGAGATACTTTAATTTTATCTAAAATTTCAAACTCAAAAAAACCTATTACCTATAAAATTCCTGAAAATACTTCAAAAATAACAATTCCAATAAAACTTAAATTCAAAAATATAGACATTCCTTTCGATGCTAAAAATCATCAAAATAAAGTCTTAGAAGAATTAATTTTTAACAATCCAGATACTATTTCAATTGATTATAACAAAATTCAATTTCCACTAATTATAAGAAAATGGCAAAAAGGAGATTACTTTTTTCCTATTGGTTTAAACGGTAAAAAGAAACTAAGTAAATTTTTTAAAGACGAAAAAATGTCGTTGCTAGAAAAAGAAAACACCTGGATTTTATGCAATGCCGACAATACAATAATATGGGTAATTGGCAAACGTTTAGACGAACGATTTAAAGTAACCAAAATTACTTCTAAATTATTAAAAATTAAGTTTTAG
- a CDS encoding anthranilate synthase component I family protein — MQRTNQAIQVSNISEFKSNLLKWAQQFKTAVWLDSNNYQQKHSNFDAVLAVDGFSEIKSSYKNAFTKLKEFQSNTNDYIFGYLSYDLKNDVENLTSNNFDNLEFPDLYFFQPKKLFFIKETTVEIKYLTHFSSEIESDLKEIKQLKTNNQHLKTNPIKIKLRIHKDEYFKKINSILKHIRRGDIYETNFCQEFYSENAEINPVKTYQHLNRISKPPFATFLKLNTKFLLSASPERYLKKEGINVISQPIKGTAKRAISKQEDLNLISALENNPKERAENIMIVDLVRNDLSHSAIKGSVKVDELCKVYTFEQVHQLISTISCKVSPDIHPVDILKETFPMGSMTGAPKISALKIIENLEETKRGLYSGSIGYITPNGDFDFNVIIRSILYNKSNKYVSYSVGGAITAQSIPENEYEECLLKAKAMKQVLLNTD, encoded by the coding sequence ATGCAACGTACAAATCAAGCAATTCAGGTTAGCAATATTTCTGAATTTAAATCGAATCTTTTAAAATGGGCGCAGCAATTTAAAACTGCTGTTTGGCTAGATAGTAACAACTATCAACAAAAACATTCAAATTTTGATGCTGTTTTGGCTGTAGATGGTTTTTCTGAAATTAAATCATCCTATAAGAATGCGTTCACTAAATTAAAAGAATTCCAAAGCAATACAAACGATTATATTTTTGGTTATTTAAGTTACGATCTAAAAAATGATGTTGAAAATTTAACTTCTAATAATTTTGACAACTTAGAATTTCCTGATTTATACTTTTTTCAACCTAAAAAACTATTTTTTATAAAAGAAACTACTGTTGAAATAAAGTACTTAACTCATTTTTCTTCTGAAATTGAATCAGATTTAAAAGAAATTAAGCAGCTAAAAACTAATAATCAACACCTAAAAACAAATCCAATAAAAATTAAGCTTCGTATTCATAAAGATGAGTATTTTAAGAAAATAAATTCTATATTAAAACATATACGCAGAGGCGATATTTATGAAACTAATTTTTGTCAAGAATTTTATTCTGAAAACGCAGAAATTAATCCTGTTAAAACATACCAACATTTAAATCGTATTTCTAAACCTCCTTTTGCCACTTTTTTAAAATTAAACACTAAATTTTTACTTTCAGCCTCACCAGAACGTTATTTAAAAAAGGAAGGTATTAACGTAATATCACAACCTATAAAAGGAACCGCAAAAAGAGCAATTTCTAAACAAGAAGATTTAAATTTAATTTCAGCTTTAGAAAACAACCCAAAAGAGCGTGCTGAAAATATTATGATTGTAGACTTGGTTAGAAACGATTTATCGCATTCTGCAATTAAAGGCTCTGTAAAAGTTGATGAATTATGTAAAGTCTATACGTTTGAACAAGTACATCAATTAATTTCAACAATTTCTTGTAAAGTTTCTCCAGATATACATCCTGTAGATATTTTAAAAGAAACATTTCCTATGGGAAGTATGACGGGAGCTCCAAAAATTTCAGCATTAAAAATTATTGAAAATTTAGAAGAAACCAAACGCGGATTATACTCTGGTTCAATTGGTTATATTACTCCAAATGGGGATTTCGATTTTAATGTAATAATACGTAGTATTTTATATAATAAATCTAACAAATACGTTTCTTACTCTGTTGGTGGTGCAATTACAGCGCAATCAATTCCAGAAAATGAATATGAAGAATGCTTGCTCAAAGCAAAAGCTATGAAACAAGTGCTATTAAATACCGATTAA
- the lpdA gene encoding dihydrolipoyl dehydrogenase: protein MNKYDVAVIGSGPGGYVAAIRCAQLGLKTVIIEKYNTLGGTCLNVGCIPSKALLDSSHHYYDATKHFATHGIETKGLEVNFKQMIARKNEVVSQTSGGINYLMDKNKIDTLQGIGSFKDATHITITKEDGTSSVIEAEKTIIATGSKPSTLPFIEIDKKRVITSTEALSLTEIPKHLIVIGGGVIGLELGSVYSRLGSQVSVIEYMPTITPGMDAMLSKELQKSLKKQGIKFFTSHKVTSVVNNGDEVVITADNKKGVPTEFKGDYTLISVGRKPYTKGLGLENVGIKTTERGQIETNEHLQTNVSNIYAIGDVVKGAMLAHKAEEEGTMVAEIIAGQKPHIDYNLIPGVVYTWPEVAAVGKTEEELKKAGIKYNSGSFAMRALGRARASMDIDGQIKVLADAETDEILGVHMIGARAADMIAEAVIAMEFRASSEDIARSSHAHPTFTEAFKEACLDVNNRAIHS from the coding sequence ATGAATAAATATGATGTAGCCGTTATAGGCTCTGGACCTGGAGGGTATGTTGCTGCAATACGTTGCGCACAATTAGGATTAAAAACTGTTATTATTGAAAAATACAATACTCTTGGCGGTACCTGTTTAAATGTAGGGTGTATCCCTTCGAAAGCATTGTTAGATTCATCGCACCATTATTATGATGCAACTAAACATTTTGCAACCCACGGTATAGAAACAAAAGGTTTAGAAGTGAATTTTAAACAAATGATTGCGCGTAAAAACGAAGTAGTTTCTCAAACTTCTGGTGGTATCAATTATTTAATGGATAAAAATAAAATTGACACATTGCAAGGTATTGGTAGCTTTAAAGATGCTACACATATTACAATTACAAAAGAGGATGGCACTTCTTCAGTAATTGAAGCTGAGAAAACAATTATTGCAACAGGGTCAAAACCATCAACCTTACCATTTATAGAAATTGATAAAAAAAGAGTAATTACTTCTACAGAAGCGTTAAGTTTAACCGAAATACCAAAACATTTAATTGTTATTGGTGGTGGTGTAATTGGTTTAGAACTTGGTTCTGTATACAGCCGTTTAGGTTCTCAAGTATCTGTTATTGAATATATGCCAACCATTACTCCCGGTATGGATGCAATGCTATCAAAAGAATTACAAAAATCCTTAAAAAAACAAGGAATTAAATTTTTCACTAGTCATAAAGTAACTTCAGTTGTAAACAATGGAGATGAAGTTGTAATAACTGCAGATAATAAAAAAGGTGTCCCAACAGAATTCAAAGGAGATTACACTTTAATTTCTGTAGGTAGAAAACCGTATACTAAAGGTTTAGGATTAGAAAATGTAGGTATTAAAACTACTGAGCGTGGACAAATTGAAACCAACGAGCATTTACAAACCAACGTTTCTAACATTTACGCAATTGGTGATGTTGTTAAAGGCGCCATGTTAGCTCACAAAGCTGAAGAAGAAGGTACTATGGTTGCCGAAATAATTGCAGGTCAAAAACCACATATAGACTATAACTTAATTCCTGGCGTTGTTTATACTTGGCCAGAAGTTGCCGCTGTTGGTAAAACTGAAGAAGAATTAAAAAAAGCTGGCATCAAATACAACTCCGGAAGTTTTGCAATGCGTGCTTTAGGAAGAGCTAGAGCTAGTATGGATATTGACGGACAAATTAAAGTATTAGCTGATGCTGAAACTGATGAAATTTTAGGTGTACATATGATTGGTGCTAGAGCTGCTGATATGATTGCTGAAGCTGTTATCGCTATGGAATTTAGAGCTTCTAGCGAAGATATTGCACGTTCATCACACGCACACCCTACATTTACTGAAGCTTTTAAAGAAGCATGTTTAGATGTAAATAATAGAGCTATACATAGTTAA